CGTCATGGAGAAGCTCAAGTGTGGGCCCCTGGTCGAGATCCGGGGCAACGACATGGCACGCGTAGTCTGGAACCTCCTCCGGGAGAGGCTCATCGAGCCGTACGTGGACGCCGACCTGAGGGTGTTCGATCTATCAATCGAACATCGCAACCAGATCAACGACACTGTCACCCGGGAGGCCACCCAGGCGCTCAAGATAAACAATGTGGGCTTCAAGTGCGCCACCATCACGTCCGAGAAGGACATTCTCGAGAACTACTATTTGAAGCGCACGTGGTTGTCGCCTAGCGCCGTCATTCGCAACGCCCTCGATGGCGCCGTCTTCCGGGAGCCGATGGTCTGCCGCAACATCACTCGGCTCGTGAAGCAGTCGCGTAAGCCCATCATCATCGCGCGCCACGCGTTCGGCGACCAGTACAACGGCAAGGACTTTGTGGTCCCCGGACCCGGCACGCTCCAGATCAAGTACTCGTCCATCATCGGAGTACCCTACAACCTTGACGTAAGTACCGACAAATTTAATACCTTGCAGATATACGGGCACTTAAAGGGCAGCTCGACGGGTTTGGCATTGCAAAAACACAAGCGCGGCCAATACGCAGATCGCGCACTGACTATTGTCTGAAAAATATCAACTGCTGCACTGCGCAAAAACAGCTCAAATTTCAAAGGAAACCCGTGCGCGAGCACTTTCACTCGATGAAGCTTCCCCTTCCTGTAGAAAAATCGAGTTAACATGCTTAATCATCTGTGCTTCAATCCCATTGCATTAAATGCGACCGATAATGGAACGTGACATCGGTAAATCATCCAATGCAGAGCGCTAGAAACCGCCCCTAGAGCAAGCGGCGCAGCAGAAaggcaagaagaaaaagaaaaaaaaaacaaccgatgattacgatacttcctTAGGCAAATTGTGAGCGCAGCTGTTCAGGGACTTTTCAATTCGCGATTTTCTGTGGCAAACAGTTTCATTCTGCATCACAGGGTTCTCTCGgaggcggcgctgagcctctgcttgGGCTAAAGCCCTcgcgggcagctcgtttagcagcagcggaaAATGCGCTTCCAACGGTTGCGTCACTTATTCTTCAGAAAGAACTGACTGACACTATTTCGTATTGTGATTATATTGTGACGTGGTAGTTTCAGTGCAGAAAGAGCAGTGTCGAAACTGTGCGATACAAATGTAACTCTTTATTGCGCCAACTTGTGCCCGGCAAAACAAGTAACATTCAAGCCCGATAGCGGCGAGCAGagtcggtgatcgtcggaaatctGGTCTGCGCTTCAAGctcgtcggcttttatgcatgactcgTCGACGGTTCccgagtaatcgctggtgccctcGAGGCTTCGAGAAAGTACTAACCAAGTGGCGTCACGTATACGCTCAGATTACGAAAAACTTTGGTGACAAGAGCCAACGCCTAGAActatcgataacgttcgagaaacttctgatacatgcaggcgcgccGTGCATCGAGGGTTGACgtctaacatttgttagccggtgaaaatcAGTGGCCGATCAAAGGAGTGAACAGCCGACGcgcggtactctggcgccatctcgtagcgatcgtcgcagGACACGTTCTGTGCGGCACTACGCTTATTTTCGcgcgctttcgccatgccctccttctcgcgctctcttcgctatcaccgccTTTTATTCCCCGCTGCCGACCGCggtgctctttcatccttcgctgttgcgctcgttcactcggttacgccgaagCTCGCCGCATGAACgcgcgcctaagagctgcaccctaaaagtaaaaaaaaaaaaacttaagcagCCCCGAATTCCGTGTGCCCACTATTTCACAAACAATCATTCACGACGCTGCGCACTTAACgggtaacaaatgctgtctttcgGGCCTTAACCTAACTCACAGTCGAAGACAAAACCATAATGCTAATAcatatacaggttgtcccaatttaaaaatacgcaaatgccatgcagctggacagaaccaaggtaatttttgccatcgcttggagatgctcagattatttttttgcattccgcctaattacatatctAGTCTTAAATAATCAAGTTCTCATAATATAATAAAATAACTGTGTCATTgtgaaaactgtagagcaacctaaaaaactcccgatacagctttctattgctcaatacgtgctacataagtgtttttctgagcCAGTGAACGCAAAATAGTCGCAGGACTGGCAGCTCGGTGCACTTTGCATGCATTCGCGGAAAATAGCAATTAGTTTTAAACTCCCTTGGGCCACTCCTAATTTCctgaaacttcgtaaagtaggGACACTCTACTCCTCCGCCTTCGCTCCTCCGTTTCTCCTCTTACGGCTTCGCTCCTCGATCTTGGCGCCGCCTACAATccttgagcgtagcagacgacctttcacAGAGTAAATGCACGCATAACAAGGCGGCGCGCTTTGAGCGTTCGCGTGGGCTTTCTAGCGGCGAGTAAATTCGTATAAAGAATAAAATTTCCATACGGAGGAGTATGCAGTTCCATGACTGCAGCTATTTATTCTGTTTTGAAAACGAAttattaaaaaatgtcgcagtttcaccctaaaggcgaagcatcaattgcgatagcaaattagtggagagctattcggagtagggatagtagttttatcggctgcataaacttgggcacattcgcttactaactgaattaacaatcgtcgtgtcagcgcgcacaagcaaacatgaacaggtcacacttgatgaccgcagtcaaccgctgtcaaaacgctggcagcaagcgcacccACCGCAGCGAGCTatggttcgtgcggtctatcgcttaaacggaaactgagtggcgaatgcatggcgcatacAGAGgccaaagccgtgtggagatcgcttgcaagatacgctgcgcgcgacaacaccggcagcccgtaccggcgcaaagtacaagaacacattttttggcagagtaaaagccccccccccctccctcccgcgctaccttcccgtgttcctcctttcgcgtgggagattgcgtcgccagttccccttgcgcccggttgcaagatacgcatttggtgccacagcacagcgtcgcccccctccccagctagcacaaaagcgatagaaaactgcttccataccgattcgccaagactaaatgaacgtctgaaagacgcactaaaaaatccgtgcagtccgtttagaaggtgataaacggtcgtatatcgttgctaatgtccggcggatatgactattgcaagaagttctagaatcctgcttaaagtagtttcgaaaaatcctgtcttgaaatgggattttgtaagaccattagaggcatttaaaaaatacagattgaatcctgctacaatcaggattttgacatccgttttctttcaccctcccctctagcggcCCCCttgtctccctttccttccctctcccaatgcccctgcggcgtttcgtcggccggcggcatgcaggtttgcgcttgggcaatacacgaaacacatacagcaataacattttttattgcaaaaagtaaacacgactagacaagctagcaatcaacattaaatatgagtgcctccgtgtaacgtccattacaggtatcgaccttgataaacctggtttcgaacaggctgctgggctgtagctccttaattcagcaggtcttcttactgcaaaaacattaggcatgtgtaaaccgtatgttaattgaagcacacttttcttagtgaacgtatagtttttcaatgcattggcaataagcactgcaatatatcttggcaatgggcagtactacaatatattggtccaagcacacagttttcgagcattccacctttattaacatggttctaagaTTAACCGATCACAaatgaaattcccttctgttgccttgaagacatactttacatctaaccgaaggtgttgcatgtacaatcgccaaccagtgtaagtgtcggctattttgctagctttcaggaggcctttttcttgactagttggcgactggtagatgacagcagcctcctaaacatgtgcgaagtaggtgccaattagcattcaaagaaaggaatagataatgcatttctgataatgttgtacgagaaaagaggtaagtgcggctctgcaaaggcacagcttcagtgtgacagcattgttacaccaccccaattttatttgccacagatcacatagccaattcagaaatggcgcaggcttgagcatatacctaaacaccagtctatcaaacacatcgcatgcttcaaattgagcaaatatattgcgattccttaaaaaataaaagacagcagacgagtgcaaccttgagtaacagcgagtatttgcagcacggctgcttcaagcatatacagtaagaacttcggttgcttgtaattaaaccattaaaatgttgcacgcctatgacttgcctgtttgaaaacctccacacaataacattgccaagcacttgtaaaaaatttttttacaaaaacagtgagtcatccacacacaaggtggaacataagccgtaattttccacccagtttcactaactttgaccttggtgacatttatagttacgcaatgggttaaaggttcagctcgtgcagtttataaatcaattatgatctagagtgcttgcatatgcaatttattgcttacaccgaaatgagcccacacactaaaacccacacatggcgcgcggcgacgatttcatcgccgttgcacggcggcaaaaatgcgcttggagtgcccatataatttctatcgcaaaagaaaaagaaccgcggcgtaaatttttctctctcaaatggcaaggtcgccgttacgcCGTCgtgccgtaacacgcgtgttcgagtcgatgtctcaacgctgcggctgcgacgcagagggaagcaacgacggaggcccagtccggccaacgaaactgtttacaaccggccaacgctcgcttcaacggcaggaaaagaaagagagagggttaagctggcgccgggccggcggcggccgcgcacggagacagtcgaaggtgggggagctacgagggattTGAGAGTTAGgtggagagtgaggggagcccccgaagcgacggggtcacctctgctgaagccaaatccgcttccctgacgccctcctccctcaccttcgacgtgtccgcgcgtgcccggcgccgccgtgctgacGCCGCCCGctcctacagcatcgttttctgcgagcgttagccgacgtgggcagtctcgtggcccctactcgccatctgcttgcgcgccgtctcCATTCGTACGTCAACTCCATTCCTACGTCGTACTGTGGtacacgaatacttcagaaataagtccttcctttaattcgaacaaactttcggactccttcgagttcgaattatcgagatacgactgtatatgtgtcacgctgaaaatttaattcgtacgacttgaatatgaaataacagttacctgggttcttggagttcaggagtttcgtggtgaccctttgggcggcggcgttttcgtctgcccctttcggcacctgtagagggtacatgatcggtgtcttcaccctcacgcgccttctctcttgcacgtaggtatgtgcctgcatagtaagttacaaaaaaactctttattgttatgctgataaactcggagtatctatgtttataatgtaacagcagtgcctattacaactgtatattggaatttttctttttttaacataattttgttactgcgcagacttgcaaaaagaaaacgccagtgcgacctcaaaatttatttcttgcatgactgaagccaaaaaatgttaggtatcctaaaaaaagatgctctaaatagctacactgtcggattatgttacaaaaaacaaggcaacatacagggtgtttcatttaactttagccaaactttaaaaatatgcaagtgccacgtaccaggacagaaccaaggtaatgttggagatactcagattattttttgcattccacctagttagataattagttcccattaattaattaacttctcaattactatagttagatgaaaagtgtcaatgaaaagattgtaaagcaacatgagaaacccctgataccgctttctgtttctcaatatgagctacataaagtgtttttccaagtgtgaaagatgcctgccaatacacgcaaactgccttgagcggccagtcgttcggcagtttcccatgtattcgcgggcatctttcacgctcggaaaaacacacgagtgatctcgcacaagagcgttgacggaataatgctgtggctacgcgaagatcgtagcacgtctcatcattctgggccaaacgggaatgtcatcgtcatcctaacgatcaatggtcaacgaaacgtcacagaaGTGATTTTAGatagctttggcaaacctgaatacgcacacaataaaataaacgtacgcagacgtaaacatgcctcttaaacaatattaggaattccagttaaaatcaaggcgctttcattgcaaaacttcattactgcctaaaacttccacctaaaactcccgcctgaaaaccgtaaataattaaacacgacaggtgtcaaagtggcagtgactacttacgtgagcaaagaagatgtggaaggcagtctggcgctccgcagttcatgaacgaatacgcgtcaggaacttaacggctgttcctgacaaaaataacggtgaatgtaacggcCGGTTCAAaggttacgcaatctggagggaagctgcgcagAGAGCGCAAtccgctcggctgctcagactgcgtcggcgcaagcgctgacgccgatgagccgtcgcgccactcctcgctttgtcaggtagccgctatgatacgtcgcggcgctgcatcctcttgcgacacacgctgctgcaatgcagaaaaatactcagtgtggcctcgtactcggtacctgaagcatagaaatgctagctaatttaactaagaaaatacaaaatacggctgctaccataatgctagcgccaccttacaaagataatttgaaataacaaaagtcgaactttttaatgcctcgttctcggcactttgcggtaggtaggttcctaactcgctttataatacaaaaaagtgatgtgcaacctataatggaatcgaacctctgccgtggggcacagcagccggttctctagcaactaggctacggtgtctttttcttcctttcggtcaaagtaaaacaggttaaccaaacagacaaaacgaaaactgcgacaaacaatatcaaaacattttacagtttgaaccgtcagtccaacttggctgacattgtcatttaaaattctctgagcgttgtcaagggatctaccctcgacagccactcaggaacacagcaatcatgcgttctaaattttccttcaaagaaaaatggcaatattcgcaggagggacagatcgcgttgaagtgtatcgaggactgttcaacaatgtcctcgcgtcgatgacaaaatcaacgtcgaaagtggtgcttagtttccggagaagttcagaaactgcgacaagcggaattcggtgacttgtaacccatgatgcaagccatccttgaaattccacacatttacgtggacaaagacttgcctgattttctgcagatgatgatgcatagtccgaagaacctccattttcgatgcccgagCTCAAAGGAGGGTCgctttgtggaacaaaatattctctagaaatgtcttgcgtatgtgcttctacattttctcctttcaaggcaaggtcactttcgtgaaaactgtccttggattgagcatcctcatgtggcgaagatacttcactagaagcatggttactacttttaataacctaccatgatacttattggatggtactcgtggcaacaggactggcagatatcagttcgtcattaactctacgcctcttctgacggtctgaaaggtcagcgtaacttttcttctttattgtggacttcattatgagcataaagagcaagcggctgccccttcagtgctcactcaccacaatgcaagcacccgcgcctgggttgattgcactctgttctaacagggcgaagcaaaaacaaaaaccaacgtccgtttttcccgccaaaaagcagaacaaagaaaacaactacaaaaaaatcaataattgtaggctgctagaacaagcgattttaaacgtcttctaaaatccgccttatagcaagatttttccatcccaattgaatccttctcgatgttgacttcttcaatctagatttttgacggtcaaagcgaaatatccatgaataagaatgattatatctcttttgtgctagctgggtccctccttcccatacccccac
The DNA window shown above is from Dermacentor silvarum isolate Dsil-2018 chromosome 1, BIME_Dsil_1.4, whole genome shotgun sequence and carries:
- the LOC125943525 gene encoding isocitrate dehydrogenase [NADP] cytoplasmic-like, with the translated sequence MEKLKCGPLVEIRGNDMARVVWNLLRERLIEPYVDADLRVFDLSIEHRNQINDTVTREATQALKINNVGFKCATITSEKDILENYYLKRTWLSPSAVIRNALDGAVFREPMVCRNITRLVKQSRKPIIIARHAFGDQYNGKDFVVPGPGTLQIKYSSIIGVPYNLDIAH